From a region of the Thermodesulfobium sp. 4217-1 genome:
- the greA gene encoding transcription elongation factor GreA, giving the protein MKELISLTQEGYDRLKNELEYLKDVRLKEISERIQEAKDFAEDFGNLEYEEAKSEQAMILSRVSELESQLTNAKIIDIDKIELSRISIGCKVAVKDLNKKTTKEYIILEPIEADPLNGKISYQSPVGKALFGKQIGDEVSVHTPGGQTIKLKVINIERA; this is encoded by the coding sequence ATGAAAGAATTAATTAGCTTAACCCAAGAAGGTTACGATAGACTGAAAAATGAGCTTGAATATTTGAAAGACGTAAGGCTAAAGGAAATATCTGAAAGAATTCAAGAGGCAAAAGATTTTGCTGAGGATTTTGGCAACCTTGAATACGAAGAGGCAAAGAGTGAGCAGGCTATGATACTTTCAAGAGTAAGTGAGCTGGAATCTCAACTTACTAATGCAAAGATAATCGATATAGATAAGATTGAATTATCAAGAATAAGCATTGGATGCAAGGTAGCTGTGAAAGATCTTAACAAAAAGACCACAAAGGAATATATTATATTAGAACCGATTGAGGCTGATCCCTTGAACGGGAAAATCTCATATCAATCTCCAGTCGGCAAGGCACTGTTCGGTAAGCAGATTGGTGATGAGGTTAGCGTTCATACCCCAGGAGGCCAAACAATAAAATTAAAGGTGATAAACATTGAAAGAGCATGA
- the lysS gene encoding lysine--tRNA ligase, with the protein MKEHDDEPFLNDENLENEYFNQRLSKSNSLRDMQIDPYPVESQFVDYISNIKDKFEGCSLPEDEEVNIVGRLFSKRSHGKMSFADMIDFTGKIQIQLKKDVLNEQYDLFKNFIDIGDFIQISGPLFKTKTGEITVLVKSIKILSKALRTLPEKWHGLKNVELRYRFRYLDLISNQKTRDVFLKRSKIMSLIRKFFEEKDFLEVETPMLHIIPGGASAKPFVTYHNVLEKNLFLRIAPELYLKRLLIGNFHKVYEINRSFRNEGVSVKHNPEFTMLEAYQAYSDLNDMMILAEDLLSYLCENVLGTSNITYQGKTYDFKPPLRRLDFDESIKEYVGLTDEQLKDKPFLQSFVKKLGCQYSEEWGLGKLKLEIFEHLVEKKIEEPTFVIGYPSEVSPLAKKDPVNPSRAQRFELIVAGREIGNAHSELNDPVYQKNMFLEQAKLKECGDEEAQVMDDDFIFALEHGMPPAGGLGLGIDRIVMLLTDSPSIRDVILFPHLKPD; encoded by the coding sequence TTGAAAGAGCATGATGATGAGCCGTTTTTAAATGATGAAAATTTAGAAAATGAATACTTCAATCAAAGACTATCAAAGTCTAATTCTTTGAGGGATATGCAAATAGACCCATATCCAGTTGAGTCTCAGTTTGTTGATTATATTTCAAATATAAAAGATAAATTTGAAGGGTGCAGCTTACCTGAAGATGAAGAAGTGAACATAGTAGGCAGACTATTTTCCAAGAGATCTCATGGGAAGATGAGTTTTGCAGATATGATTGATTTTACTGGTAAAATTCAGATACAACTGAAGAAAGATGTCTTGAATGAACAATATGATTTATTTAAGAACTTTATCGATATTGGAGATTTTATTCAAATTTCTGGTCCGCTTTTTAAGACAAAGACAGGCGAGATTACTGTTTTAGTCAAGTCAATTAAGATATTGTCTAAGGCTCTTAGGACGCTCCCCGAAAAATGGCACGGTTTAAAAAATGTAGAATTGAGATATAGATTTAGATACTTGGACCTGATATCGAATCAAAAAACAAGGGACGTATTCTTAAAAAGAAGCAAGATTATGAGTCTCATAAGAAAATTCTTTGAAGAAAAGGATTTTCTGGAGGTAGAGACCCCAATGCTTCACATAATACCAGGCGGCGCATCTGCCAAACCCTTTGTAACATATCACAACGTATTGGAGAAAAATCTTTTTTTGAGGATTGCTCCTGAATTATACCTAAAAAGGTTATTAATCGGTAACTTCCACAAGGTTTATGAGATCAATAGATCTTTTAGAAATGAAGGAGTTTCGGTTAAACATAATCCTGAATTCACAATGCTTGAGGCCTATCAAGCCTACTCTGATCTAAATGATATGATGATTCTTGCAGAGGATCTTCTAAGCTACCTATGTGAAAATGTTTTGGGGACTAGTAACATTACCTATCAGGGGAAGACTTATGACTTTAAGCCGCCTCTGAGAAGATTGGATTTTGATGAATCTATTAAGGAATATGTGGGTTTAACAGATGAACAGTTAAAGGATAAGCCATTTTTGCAGTCATTTGTAAAAAAATTAGGATGCCAATATAGCGAAGAATGGGGATTGGGTAAGTTAAAACTTGAAATATTTGAACACCTTGTGGAGAAAAAAATCGAGGAGCCTACCTTTGTAATCGGATATCCTTCTGAGGTTTCCCCGTTGGCGAAAAAGGATCCTGTAAATCCTTCAAGAGCACAGAGATTTGAATTGATAGTAGCTGGCAGAGAAATTGGGAATGCACATAGCGAGCTAAACGATCCTGTTTATCAAAAAAATATGTTCTTAGAACAGGCAAAACTGAAAGAATGTGGAGATGAGGAAGCTCAAGTTATGGATGATGACTTTATCTTTGCTCTTGAGCATGGAATGCCACCGGCTGGCGGTTTGGGTTTGGGAATTGACAGGATAGTTATGCTCCTGACAGATTCTCCCTCAATAAGGGATGTCATACTCTTTCCTCACTTGAAACCAGATTAA